From Thalassotalea euphylliae, the proteins below share one genomic window:
- a CDS encoding metal-dependent hydrolase family protein codes for MGIFSKRHLLRRYFTSQGLTGAALALATAISTPAFADTKVIHAGELLAVPGEKPLKKYSLVITDGKISALKKGFVNTRTYGEDAQLIDLSSSFVMPGLMDMHVHLHGELGPNNHKETVQMSDADIAMKSVYFANKTLMAGFTTVRDLLNQPEQIHALRDAINKGWVDGPRIIAGTGVSVTGGHLDVDGMSPDILELKTPETLCDGPYECRKAVRHAIKYGADVIKIASTGGVLSDTNTGTGQQMADDEMKAIVEAAHVLGRKVTSHAHAAEGINAALRAGVDSVEHGSYANEESIKLFKETGAYLVPTLLAGDTVVTMAKTSNFMSPPIKEKAIRVGADMLKNFTRAYKAGVKIAYGTDSGVSKHGTNAKEAVLMYRAGMTTQDILQAATVNAADLAGMSSSLGTLEAGKLADIIALDASPLANIEALMDVDFVMKGGKVYKQ; via the coding sequence ATGGGCATTTTTTCAAAACGCCATCTGCTACGTCGTTACTTTACAAGCCAAGGTTTAACAGGGGCAGCATTGGCTTTAGCGACGGCCATTTCAACCCCCGCCTTTGCCGATACTAAAGTGATTCACGCTGGTGAGCTACTGGCCGTGCCCGGCGAAAAACCCCTAAAAAAATACAGCTTAGTGATCACGGATGGCAAAATTTCCGCACTGAAAAAAGGCTTTGTTAACACCCGCACATACGGCGAAGACGCGCAGTTAATTGACTTATCTTCGTCGTTTGTGATGCCGGGACTAATGGATATGCATGTTCACTTGCACGGCGAGCTTGGCCCAAACAATCACAAAGAAACGGTGCAAATGTCGGATGCAGATATCGCGATGAAAAGCGTCTATTTTGCCAACAAAACCTTGATGGCCGGATTTACTACGGTTCGAGATTTACTCAATCAGCCAGAGCAAATTCACGCGCTGCGCGATGCCATCAATAAAGGCTGGGTGGATGGCCCTCGCATTATTGCTGGCACAGGGGTATCTGTTACCGGTGGGCATTTAGACGTAGATGGCATGTCACCCGATATACTTGAATTGAAAACCCCAGAAACCCTGTGCGATGGTCCTTACGAGTGCCGTAAAGCCGTTCGCCATGCCATTAAGTACGGTGCAGACGTAATTAAAATCGCCTCGACTGGCGGCGTGCTATCCGACACAAACACAGGTACAGGTCAGCAAATGGCGGATGATGAAATGAAAGCCATTGTCGAGGCCGCGCACGTACTTGGTCGTAAAGTGACGAGTCATGCCCATGCCGCAGAAGGTATTAACGCAGCCTTGCGCGCTGGTGTTGATAGCGTTGAACACGGCAGCTATGCCAACGAAGAAAGTATTAAACTGTTCAAAGAAACGGGCGCGTACTTAGTGCCAACGTTGTTAGCTGGCGATACGGTAGTAACGATGGCCAAAACATCAAACTTTATGTCGCCGCCCATTAAGGAAAAAGCTATTCGCGTTGGCGCCGACATGCTGAAAAACTTTACGCGCGCATACAAAGCCGGTGTAAAAATCGCTTATGGCACCGACAGTGGCGTGTCTAAACACGGCACTAACGCCAAAGAAGCCGTGTTAATGTATCGCGCTGGCATGACCACGCAAGATATTTTGCAAGCAGCAACGGTCAATGCCGCAGATCTTGCTGGCATGAGCAGTAGCTTAGGGACGCTAGAGGCCGGGAAACTCGCTGATATCATCGCACTAGATGCCAGCCCGTTAGCGAATATCGAAGCGTTAATGGATGTTGACTTTGTGATGAAAGGCGGCAAAGTTTACAAACAATAA
- a CDS encoding GNAT family N-acetyltransferase has protein sequence MKLHSKFVTSCQSIDEYDWQRCFASEQPFTHYHFINTLETTGCVTQQTGWQPCHLVLANDHQQVVAIVILYIKSHSYGEYLFDWSWADAFQQHGIAYYPKIVSAVPFTPVTGQRFGIADEFLADKAYILSQATQAINALAKQIDASMVQCLFLPEPYAEALQLNGWLKRCDVQYHWFNRNYQDFSDFLLALNARKRKSINKERQAIVKQGITVKTYLAEQLTDEHWQTFYRFYQATYMKRSGHDGYLSSAFFDALANPALGIAQRSALVFAYREGRTIAAALFFYDDDQLYGRYWGAEQVFNNLHFELCYYQGIELCIKLGLSRFNAGAQGQHKLKRGFEPVYIHGSYRIYQPIFADAIADFIEREEAQLTQYVAQAQTELPYKLSG, from the coding sequence ATGAAGTTACACTCCAAATTTGTCACCAGTTGCCAATCAATCGATGAGTATGACTGGCAGCGCTGTTTTGCCAGCGAGCAACCGTTCACTCACTACCACTTTATCAACACACTCGAAACAACCGGCTGCGTTACCCAACAAACGGGCTGGCAGCCTTGTCATTTGGTGCTGGCGAACGATCATCAGCAAGTTGTTGCCATTGTGATCCTCTACATCAAATCACACTCTTACGGCGAGTACTTATTTGATTGGAGCTGGGCTGATGCGTTTCAACAACACGGCATTGCTTACTATCCCAAAATTGTCTCTGCGGTGCCATTTACGCCAGTGACAGGGCAAAGGTTTGGCATTGCCGACGAGTTTTTAGCAGATAAAGCCTACATTTTAAGTCAAGCAACGCAGGCGATTAATGCCTTGGCGAAACAAATTGATGCCTCTATGGTGCAATGTTTGTTCTTACCTGAGCCGTACGCTGAGGCACTGCAATTAAACGGCTGGTTAAAGCGTTGTGACGTGCAATACCACTGGTTTAATCGAAACTATCAAGACTTTTCAGACTTTCTGCTGGCGCTCAATGCGCGCAAGCGAAAATCAATCAATAAAGAGCGCCAAGCGATAGTCAAACAAGGCATTACGGTAAAAACTTATCTTGCCGAGCAGCTTACCGACGAGCATTGGCAAACGTTTTATCGCTTTTACCAAGCAACCTATATGAAGCGCTCTGGTCACGATGGCTATTTATCCTCAGCATTCTTTGATGCGCTTGCCAATCCCGCGCTTGGTATCGCCCAGCGCAGCGCGCTGGTGTTTGCCTATCGAGAGGGGCGCACAATTGCCGCAGCGTTATTTTTCTATGACGACGACCAATTGTATGGACGCTATTGGGGGGCAGAGCAAGTGTTCAACAACCTGCATTTTGAATTGTGTTATTACCAAGGTATCGAACTGTGCATTAAGCTGGGGCTCTCGCGTTTTAATGCCGGAGCACAAGGGCAGCACAAGCTAAAACGCGGCTTTGAGCCCGTGTATATTCACGGCAGTTATCGCATTTATCAGCCAATATTTGCCGATGCAATAGCCGATTTTATTGAGCGTGAAGAAGCGCAACTCACCCAATACGTGGCGCAAGCTCAAACTGAATTACCTTATAAACTCAGTGGCTAG
- a CDS encoding DMT family transporter has protein sequence MPINAFLELLFLASLWGASFLFMRIGSPEFGPFLLVALRTLTASLFLLPILMAKRQHQQLSGRWPQIFIMGAFNTAIPFALFGYALLSLSAGVGSVLNATAPIFAAIVAFIWLKDRISIAGIMGLLLGFFGVYMLMSGKISSDGETLLLPTLAALSATLCYAIATNYTKQYLHDLKPLALAAGSQISSTLMLLPFALWFLPSEMPSHSAFYSVAALGVFCTGIAYILFFRLIASVGPTKAISVTYLIPVFGLLWGYLFLAEPITLSTLAGSGCILLGVGLTTGLFSRRFAK, from the coding sequence ATGCCAATTAACGCGTTTTTAGAACTCCTCTTTTTAGCCTCACTGTGGGGCGCTTCGTTTTTATTTATGCGTATTGGCTCGCCTGAATTTGGCCCATTTTTGCTGGTTGCCCTGCGCACACTAACCGCCAGTTTGTTTTTGCTGCCAATTTTAATGGCTAAGCGTCAGCATCAGCAGCTCAGTGGTCGGTGGCCGCAAATTTTTATCATGGGCGCATTTAACACGGCCATCCCCTTTGCATTGTTTGGCTATGCGTTATTGTCACTTTCCGCTGGTGTTGGCTCGGTTCTAAACGCTACGGCGCCGATTTTTGCGGCCATTGTCGCTTTTATTTGGCTAAAAGATAGGATCTCAATCGCGGGCATTATGGGGTTATTGTTAGGCTTTTTTGGCGTCTATATGTTGATGTCGGGCAAAATAAGTAGCGATGGAGAAACGCTGTTACTGCCGACATTGGCTGCGCTTAGCGCAACCTTGTGCTACGCCATTGCCACCAACTACACCAAGCAATACCTGCACGATTTAAAGCCGCTAGCACTCGCCGCAGGTAGCCAAATTAGCTCGACCTTGATGTTATTGCCTTTTGCCTTGTGGTTTTTACCGAGCGAAATGCCAAGTCACAGCGCGTTTTATTCAGTCGCCGCCCTTGGCGTTTTCTGCACTGGCATTGCCTATATTTTGTTTTTCCGCCTGATTGCCAGTGTTGGCCCAACGAAGGCGATTTCGGTGACTTATTTAATCCCAGTATTTGGCTTATTGTGGGGCTACTTGTTTTTGGCTGAGCCAATAACCCTGAGCACATTGGCAGGCAGTGGCTGTATTTTGTTGGGTGTTGGGCTAACCACTGGCTTATTTTCTCGCCGCTTCGCGAAATAA
- the tsaA gene encoding tRNA (N6-threonylcarbamoyladenosine(37)-N6)-methyltransferase TrmO, which produces MSTSTNNYSVSAIGTVSSPYKEKFAIPRQPGLVTAAKGYIELTSNLDSEAMVAGLEGYSHIWVLFMFHQNLAHGWKAKVKPPRLGGNKKIGVLATRSTFRPNGIGMSVLPIDKVETIRLSHHQAQTRIYVSGLDLLDGTPVIDIKPYIPYSDSLTDASAGFAEKAPQAKLAVSFSESAQQVLASTTPALKTLIEQVLAQDPRPAYRQNKPDEHIYGMHLHDFNITWQCHSLHKVQVLAISPYESNDTQ; this is translated from the coding sequence ATGAGTACTTCAACCAATAACTACAGTGTTTCGGCGATTGGTACGGTAAGTTCGCCGTACAAAGAAAAGTTTGCGATCCCTAGGCAGCCGGGTCTAGTCACCGCCGCCAAAGGTTATATCGAGCTTACCTCAAACTTAGACAGCGAAGCCATGGTGGCTGGGCTAGAGGGCTACAGCCACATTTGGGTATTATTTATGTTTCACCAAAACCTTGCCCATGGTTGGAAAGCAAAAGTAAAACCCCCTCGCCTTGGCGGCAATAAGAAAATCGGAGTGTTGGCAACACGCTCTACTTTTCGCCCCAATGGCATTGGGATGTCGGTGCTGCCCATTGATAAAGTTGAAACTATAAGGCTCAGCCATCATCAGGCGCAAACCCGTATTTATGTGTCGGGATTAGACCTGCTCGACGGCACGCCGGTGATTGATATTAAACCTTACATTCCCTATTCCGACAGCTTAACTGATGCGAGTGCGGGCTTTGCTGAAAAAGCGCCCCAAGCTAAACTTGCGGTGTCGTTTTCTGAGTCTGCCCAACAAGTGTTGGCAAGCACAACGCCAGCGCTAAAAACCTTGATCGAGCAAGTATTGGCACAAGATCCCCGTCCGGCTTATCGGCAAAACAAGCCAGACGAGCACATCTACGGTATGCACTTACACGATTTCAACATCACTTGGCAATGTCACTCGTTACATAAAGTACAAGTGCTGGCAATAAGTCCGTACGAATCAAACGACACTCAATAG
- the rcsF gene encoding Rcs stress response system protein RcsF: MSIKHLTANQVLAYLGMTSCALLLSSCAKISTVHTNLDRENFSHYFSPGEVTIFDNEQAFPGKYQMIGMVEGEHCQAKAHLAPPDKIEARTQARRNAYQLGANAIVFSGCAEVTHQQIESRQCHASIVCYGKAYQVENIQ, from the coding sequence ATGAGTATTAAACACTTAACCGCTAACCAAGTACTTGCCTATTTAGGTATGACAAGTTGCGCATTGTTGCTAAGCAGCTGCGCCAAAATCAGTACAGTGCATACCAATTTAGATCGCGAAAATTTCAGCCATTATTTTTCGCCGGGCGAAGTCACCATTTTTGATAATGAGCAAGCGTTTCCCGGCAAGTACCAAATGATCGGTATGGTTGAGGGCGAACACTGTCAAGCTAAAGCACATTTAGCACCACCCGATAAAATTGAAGCGCGCACGCAAGCGCGCCGCAACGCTTATCAACTCGGTGCTAATGCCATTGTATTTTCCGGTTGTGCCGAAGTTACCCATCAACAAATTGAAAGCCGCCAATGCCATGCCAGCATTGTTTGTTATGGCAAGGCGTACCAAGTTGAAAACATTCAGTAA